Proteins from a single region of Oscillatoria sp. FACHB-1406:
- a CDS encoding alpha/beta hydrolase, with translation MTSCFPLQISVVQPTAVEIQEVRTYNQLLERAAQKIPALPTDRQERAGAMREALRKAPVVSKPLPVGETRRISTPDGELNLRVLIPSEVRGVYLDIHGGGWVLGDATLGERLNWEMAQAAKVATVSVDYRLAPEYPYPAAVEDCVNAALWLADNAIAEFGTNCLTIGGESAGAYLAVMTLLQLRDRYNLLPFKAANLIYGIYDLGGTPSCRRGNPAREFDLTPEAMQWYINCFLPEVAIASRREPQYSPLYADLRGMPPAFLTASRSDILLDDTLFMASRWAAAGSSAEVALYPELTHGFTLQPLALAKTATARSQHFIRQQILEQP, from the coding sequence ATGACTTCTTGTTTTCCTTTACAAATCTCTGTCGTACAACCGACGGCGGTCGAAATTCAGGAAGTCCGCACTTACAATCAGTTGTTAGAACGAGCGGCACAAAAAATCCCTGCTTTACCCACCGATCGCCAAGAGCGTGCTGGCGCGATGCGAGAAGCGTTGCGGAAAGCACCAGTTGTTTCCAAACCGCTCCCAGTCGGCGAAACGCGGCGAATTTCGACTCCCGACGGCGAGCTCAATTTGCGCGTTTTAATACCGTCGGAAGTGCGAGGAGTGTATCTCGATATTCACGGCGGCGGTTGGGTTCTGGGCGATGCCACCCTCGGAGAGCGTTTGAATTGGGAGATGGCACAAGCGGCGAAGGTGGCTACAGTAAGCGTCGATTATCGCCTCGCGCCGGAATATCCTTATCCGGCGGCGGTGGAAGATTGCGTTAATGCGGCGTTGTGGCTGGCGGATAATGCGATCGCGGAATTTGGGACGAATTGCTTGACAATTGGCGGTGAATCTGCTGGTGCTTATTTAGCAGTAATGACGCTATTGCAACTGCGCGATCGCTACAATCTGCTCCCTTTTAAGGCTGCTAACTTAATTTACGGCATTTACGACCTCGGAGGAACGCCAAGCTGTCGGCGGGGCAATCCGGCGCGAGAGTTCGATCTTACGCCCGAAGCGATGCAATGGTACATCAACTGCTTTTTACCCGAAGTTGCGATCGCATCGCGGCGAGAACCGCAATATTCGCCGCTTTATGCCGATTTACGGGGAATGCCGCCCGCATTTTTGACGGCCAGCCGCAGCGATATTCTTTTGGATGATACGCTGTTTATGGCATCGCGCTGGGCGGCGGCGGGAAGTTCGGCAGAAGTCGCGCTGTACCCAGAACTGACGCACGGCTTTACCCTGCAACCACTCGCGCTGGCGAAAACGGCAACGGCGCGATCGCAACATTTCATCCGACAGCAAATTTTAGAGCAACCGTGA